Proteins from a genomic interval of Nautilia sp. PV-1:
- a CDS encoding LysR family transcriptional regulator, protein MTLKELEIFYKLAKYNHMGKTAKELGITQSAVSLAIKSLENSVGEKLFERIGKKVVLNEYGRRFYEETVFCYEALTDAEKMFDKNKISGHLKIVTSKSFGNFLMPELIIRFLNKYKDVKISHFIRNSSQIIQMINNGEIDLGIIETEINEIDIIKEKIGSDKLIIVSSNEKLSNKEVFIDTLFDKKWILREKGSGTREMFIKALGELKKDINLFLECSEFDEIKNFLLKDSDMVTCISEYAVKKELKEKKLFEIKVKNIDLKRNFYIVYHKNKYKSKLLNEFIKCIKSGHKN, encoded by the coding sequence ATGACCCTCAAAGAACTTGAAATATTTTATAAACTTGCCAAATACAATCATATGGGAAAAACGGCAAAAGAGCTTGGGATAACACAGTCGGCGGTTTCACTGGCTATTAAATCACTTGAAAACAGTGTCGGTGAGAAACTGTTTGAAAGAATAGGCAAAAAAGTCGTATTAAACGAATACGGCAGAAGGTTTTACGAAGAAACGGTTTTTTGTTACGAAGCTCTTACTGATGCTGAGAAAATGTTTGACAAAAACAAAATATCCGGACATTTAAAAATAGTAACGAGCAAAAGTTTCGGAAATTTTTTAATGCCTGAGCTTATTATCAGATTTCTTAATAAATACAAAGACGTTAAAATATCGCATTTTATAAGAAACTCTTCGCAGATTATACAGATGATTAATAACGGCGAAATCGATTTGGGTATTATTGAGACTGAAATAAACGAAATAGATATAATCAAAGAAAAAATAGGCAGCGATAAACTGATTATAGTAAGCAGCAATGAAAAACTTTCAAACAAAGAGGTGTTTATTGATACGCTTTTTGATAAAAAGTGGATTTTGAGGGAGAAAGGATCGGGTACCAGAGAAATGTTTATAAAGGCTCTGGGCGAACTTAAAAAAGATATAAATCTGTTTTTGGAATGCAGCGAGTTTGACGAAATTAAAAACTTTCTGCTTAAAGACAGCGATATGGTAACCTGCATTTCCGAATATGCTGTTAAAAAAGAGCTGAAAGAAAAAAAGCTCTTTGAAATAAAGGTGAAAAATATAGATTTAAAAAGAAATTTTTATATCGTTTATCATAAAAATAAATATAAAAGCAAACTTTTAAACGAATTTATAAAATGTATCAAATCCGGTCATAAAAATTAA
- a CDS encoding sulfite exporter TauE/SafE family protein → METYILTVFSGLLSGLALGLTGGGGSILAVPLLVYLVGENIHLAIVTSLIAVGATSLISSITYMKDNLVRFKTAFLMAAPGLLSTYLGSLVNRHLNGHLLLVLFSFLMFYIGYRMTKKRKTPEKTVQKKNYLKIIVLGFIVGFASGLFGVGGGFLLVPALYMGANLSMKESVGTSLFIIFLFGLFGMTSYILQHREVNFLISAVFVIGGTLGGFIGAKIGENLNQEKLRLIFAYFTMAMAVFIFLENIFKLI, encoded by the coding sequence ATGGAAACATACATTCTGACGGTTTTCAGCGGATTGCTCTCCGGCCTCGCCCTCGGACTGACCGGCGGAGGCGGTTCTATACTGGCGGTACCGCTATTGGTCTACCTGGTGGGAGAAAATATACATCTGGCTATTGTAACGTCTCTGATTGCCGTAGGAGCCACATCATTAATTTCATCGATTACATATATGAAAGATAATCTCGTGCGCTTTAAAACAGCGTTTTTAATGGCGGCTCCGGGACTTCTGAGCACTTATCTGGGCTCACTCGTAAATAGACACCTTAACGGTCATCTTTTGCTTGTTCTGTTTTCGTTTTTAATGTTTTACATCGGCTACAGAATGACCAAAAAAAGAAAAACGCCTGAAAAAACAGTTCAGAAAAAAAATTATTTAAAAATTATCGTTTTGGGCTTTATTGTAGGATTTGCCAGCGGACTTTTCGGTGTAGGAGGAGGGTTTTTACTCGTTCCGGCTTTGTATATGGGTGCAAATCTGAGCATGAAAGAATCAGTCGGAACATCTTTATTTATTATTTTTCTGTTCGGACTTTTCGGAATGACAAGTTATATATTACAGCACAGAGAGGTTAATTTCCTTATCAGCGCCGTTTTCGTTATAGGAGGAACGCTTGGAGGTTTTATTGGTGCAAAAATAGGAGAAAATCTTAATCAGGAAAAATTAAGACTGATATTCGCTTATTTTACGATGGCTATGGCGGTATTTATATTTTTGGAAAACATTTTCAAACTGATTTAA
- a CDS encoding rhodanese-like domain-containing protein: MENIDLILLNKINEHFKHFDQEFLKLKPCRIKVEEVIEKIKNDEKILILDIRTEYETSLVGYTYKNTLNIPLNKLFEEENIEKLLQYKDHTIIVSCHSGARTIVATAFLHLLGIENSKSLEGGIAAFADAVKP, encoded by the coding sequence ATGGAAAATATAGATTTGATACTATTAAATAAAATCAACGAACATTTCAAACATTTTGACCAGGAGTTTTTAAAACTTAAACCCTGCAGAATTAAAGTGGAAGAAGTAATTGAAAAAATAAAAAACGACGAAAAAATACTTATTTTAGATATCAGAACCGAATACGAAACTTCTCTGGTAGGATATACATACAAAAATACTTTAAATATACCTTTAAATAAACTGTTTGAAGAAGAAAACATAGAAAAACTACTTCAGTATAAAGACCATACAATAATAGTAAGCTGTCACAGCGGAGCCAGAACTATCGTAGCTACAGCGTTTTTACATCTTTTAGGCATTGAAAATTCAAAATCCCTTGAAGGCGGAATTGCAGCGTTTGCAGACGCAGTGAAACCGTAA
- a CDS encoding phosphoribosylaminoimidazolecarboxamide formyltransferase: MLAPIIEHQKDIKEIYKKMEFLRDNFIPGQNAFFEELEELAKNMKEEIEYHFNLQIHSVGTNLKTEHLVKENLLVRDILFRMLDFIVLKSKENSMDAFLKFDDFDEILRAYLKKEKGLFIQNIESELDEKGIKEIEEKLLTLV, translated from the coding sequence ATGCTTGCACCGATTATAGAGCATCAGAAAGATATAAAAGAAATTTATAAAAAAATGGAGTTTTTGAGAGACAATTTTATTCCCGGGCAGAATGCTTTTTTTGAAGAACTGGAAGAACTGGCAAAAAATATGAAAGAAGAAATCGAATATCATTTTAATCTTCAGATTCATTCCGTTGGAACAAATCTGAAAACCGAACATCTTGTAAAAGAAAATCTGCTTGTAAGGGACATATTGTTCAGAATGCTTGATTTTATCGTATTAAAATCAAAAGAAAATTCAATGGACGCTTTTTTGAAATTTGACGATTTTGATGAAATATTAAGAGCTTACCTTAAAAAAGAAAAAGGGCTGTTTATACAAAATATCGAGTCTGAACTGGATGAAAAAGGGATAAAAGAGATTGAAGAAAAGCTTCTTACACTAGTATAG
- a CDS encoding DUF2018 family protein, whose amino-acid sequence MDWFDESKSPKDKFFEIVYHANRNLVIEELEDVFKRLAALEIIAEECLGDEVDQKINEIVFNRSSELEAVETDLYIHTMSNILTKNE is encoded by the coding sequence ATGGATTGGTTTGACGAAAGTAAAAGTCCTAAAGATAAATTTTTTGAAATAGTGTACCACGCAAACAGAAATCTGGTAATCGAAGAGCTTGAAGACGTGTTTAAAAGACTTGCGGCACTTGAAATAATAGCTGAAGAGTGTTTAGGCGACGAGGTGGATCAGAAAATTAACGAAATAGTTTTTAACAGAAGCTCTGAGCTTGAAGCGGTGGAAACAGACTTGTATATTCACACAATGTCAAATATACTTACGAAAAATGAATAA
- a CDS encoding polyprenyl synthetase family protein, whose translation MRYFEIMDNMFEKFEEYKDIQKGKGIRGKLITIINPEADKLAAVVESIHLASLLHDDVIDEADSRRGVQSINSKYGDFTAVMLGDIVYSKAFYELIDFGKEIAKTVSNAVFLLSQGELEDVKLSKEINLDKQKYMDMIYKKTASLIEASCKAAAISAGFDSDKFALYGKNIGIAFQIIDDLLDITQDEQTLGKPAMHDFYEGKTTLPYIYLFESLNGSDKEKLRSLYKKKLSKEETEWIRDKMKENGIIQKCYAESKKLVEEAKEAIKEYNIAALDVIANKVVEREF comes from the coding sequence ATGAGATATTTCGAAATAATGGACAATATGTTTGAAAAATTTGAAGAATATAAAGACATACAAAAAGGCAAAGGAATCAGAGGCAAATTAATTACAATTATAAACCCCGAAGCTGATAAACTTGCCGCTGTCGTAGAATCCATTCATCTTGCAAGTCTTCTTCACGACGATGTAATCGACGAAGCGGACAGCAGAAGAGGAGTTCAGTCAATCAATTCAAAATATGGAGATTTTACAGCTGTAATGCTTGGAGATATCGTATATTCAAAAGCTTTTTACGAATTGATAGATTTCGGAAAAGAAATTGCCAAAACTGTTTCAAACGCTGTATTTTTACTCTCTCAGGGAGAACTTGAAGATGTTAAACTCAGTAAGGAAATCAATCTGGACAAACAGAAATATATGGATATGATCTATAAAAAAACCGCTTCGCTTATAGAAGCTTCGTGTAAAGCGGCGGCGATCAGCGCAGGATTTGATTCCGATAAATTTGCGCTTTACGGTAAAAACATTGGAATAGCTTTTCAGATTATAGACGATCTGCTCGATATTACACAGGATGAGCAGACACTCGGAAAACCGGCAATGCATGATTTTTATGAAGGTAAAACCACACTTCCTTATATATATCTTTTCGAATCTTTAAACGGCAGTGACAAGGAAAAATTAAGAAGTCTTTATAAAAAGAAACTCTCAAAAGAAGAAACAGAGTGGATAAGAGATAAAATGAAAGAAAACGGAATTATTCAAAAGTGTTACGCCGAATCCAAAAAGCTTGTAGAAGAGGCAAAAGAAGCAATAAAAGAATATAATATAGCGGCATTGGACGTTATTGCAAATAAAGTGGTTGAGAGGGAGTTTTAA
- a CDS encoding nucleoside deaminase gives MYKFMLEALKEAKKGVESGDGGPFGAVIVKDGKIVGRGHNQVVGLKDPTAHAEIQAIRDASRNLNDFSLKGCVLYVTAEPCPMCFGAIHWARLDKVVYGATRKDAAEIGFDDSLIYDIIQGKTEDNVEFIQKYRDECLEVFKEWYNKKDKVPY, from the coding sequence ATGTATAAATTTATGCTTGAAGCTCTCAAAGAAGCCAAAAAAGGTGTAGAGTCCGGGGACGGAGGGCCTTTTGGAGCTGTAATAGTAAAAGACGGAAAAATAGTCGGAAGAGGCCATAATCAGGTAGTAGGTCTTAAAGATCCGACTGCACACGCCGAAATTCAGGCCATAAGAGACGCAAGCAGGAATTTAAACGATTTTTCTTTAAAAGGGTGTGTTTTATATGTAACGGCCGAACCTTGTCCTATGTGTTTCGGTGCGATACACTGGGCCAGGTTAGACAAGGTTGTTTACGGAGCGACAAGAAAAGACGCAGCCGAGATAGGTTTTGACGACAGTCTGATTTATGACATTATACAGGGCAAAACTGAAGACAATGTTGAATTTATACAGAAATACAGGGACGAATGTCTGGAAGTTTTTAAAGAGTGGTACAATAAAAAGGACAAAGTCCCTTATTAA
- a CDS encoding ParA family protein, which produces MIISLYNIKGGVGKTSTSVNLASVASKRGKTLLWDLDIQGASSYFFNKKPKKRYIFQKPAEKIIKATQYENIDIIPADTKLEKYKNEMKDLLSILKKRYDFIILDAPATLNQLTRDLLKNSDIIIVPVLPNILSLRTYNQILKTKLAKNIKLFVNGYENKPAHKKIIQTILKLPKSQYLNTYIPKSNIIESMSFEKMSVVERFPHSQEAKRYEKLFNEIV; this is translated from the coding sequence ATGATAATATCATTATATAACATCAAAGGAGGCGTGGGTAAAACATCCACATCAGTAAATCTTGCAAGTGTTGCTTCAAAAAGAGGCAAAACGCTTCTTTGGGATTTGGATATTCAGGGAGCCAGCAGTTATTTTTTCAATAAAAAGCCCAAAAAAAGATATATATTTCAAAAACCGGCGGAAAAAATAATAAAAGCCACCCAATATGAAAACATAGATATAATTCCAGCGGATACCAAACTTGAAAAATACAAAAACGAAATGAAGGATCTTTTAAGTATCCTGAAAAAAAGATACGATTTTATCATTTTAGACGCGCCTGCCACACTTAACCAGCTCACAAGAGACCTTCTTAAAAATTCGGATATTATTATAGTACCCGTGCTTCCGAATATACTTTCCCTCAGAACATACAACCAGATACTTAAAACGAAACTGGCAAAAAACATAAAACTGTTCGTAAACGGCTATGAAAACAAACCCGCACATAAAAAAATAATCCAGACAATACTTAAACTGCCTAAATCTCAATATCTTAACACTTATATACCTAAAAGCAATATTATTGAATCAATGTCGTTTGAAAAGATGAGCGTCGTAGAAAGATTTCCACATTCTCAAGAGGCGAAAAGATATGAAAAACTTTTTAACGAAATAGTTTAA
- the ppk2 gene encoding polyphosphate kinase 2, producing MKEININELQNPEYVLVGNKKMPLNDLINEYVDLKKVNKKAIRKYLQEQELKPYQAELIKMQKYLEDNQKRMVVLFEGRDAAGKGGTIRRIVRYMNEKHYRVVALGKPSDVQKTQWYFQRYVEQLPHGGEVVLFDRSWYNRAMVEPVFGFCTPEQYETFMQEVPMFEKSLVMEGSILVKIYLSISKEEQARRFDKRRRDPLRQWKLSEIDLQAQDKWDEFTEMKYKMLKATHTHFAPWTVIRSDNKHLARLNAMKVILNAVDYPDRNEELDYVPDDGIVVSGAREIEIMEADRIRSGKFVS from the coding sequence ATGAAAGAGATAAATATAAACGAACTGCAAAATCCGGAATACGTACTTGTCGGGAATAAAAAGATGCCTCTTAACGATCTTATAAACGAATATGTCGATTTAAAAAAAGTAAATAAAAAAGCTATAAGAAAATATTTACAGGAGCAGGAATTAAAGCCTTACCAGGCCGAGCTGATTAAAATGCAAAAATATCTTGAAGACAATCAAAAAAGAATGGTTGTTCTTTTTGAAGGAAGAGACGCGGCAGGCAAGGGCGGAACCATAAGAAGAATAGTCAGATATATGAATGAAAAACACTACAGAGTCGTGGCACTCGGAAAGCCGAGCGACGTGCAGAAAACACAATGGTATTTCCAGAGATACGTAGAACAGCTGCCTCACGGAGGAGAAGTGGTGCTGTTTGACAGAAGCTGGTACAACAGGGCGATGGTGGAACCTGTTTTCGGGTTTTGCACTCCTGAGCAGTATGAAACGTTCATGCAGGAAGTCCCTATGTTTGAAAAATCTCTTGTAATGGAAGGGTCTATTCTGGTTAAAATTTATCTTTCTATTTCAAAAGAGGAACAGGCAAGAAGATTTGACAAAAGAAGAAGGGATCCTTTAAGACAGTGGAAACTCAGCGAAATAGACCTGCAGGCACAGGATAAATGGGATGAGTTTACAGAAATGAAATATAAAATGCTAAAAGCCACCCATACGCATTTCGCTCCTTGGACTGTAATAAGAAGCGACAACAAACATTTAGCCCGTCTTAACGCTATGAAAGTTATTTTAAATGCGGTGGACTACCCTGACAGAAACGAAGAACTTGATTACGTACCTGATGACGGAATAGTTGTCAGCGGCGCGAGGGAAATAGAAATTATGGAAGCCGACAGAATAAGAAGCGGTAAATTCGTTAGTTAA
- the trpD gene encoding anthranilate phosphoribosyltransferase: MIYSEAREKFEKLFNNELSEEEAKNLLVSLYEKGEEAAEIAAAADVMREHSIKLPVSEEHREKLIDVVGTGGDKSNSFNISSTTALLLAAAGSYVAKHGNRSITSKSGSADMLEALGINLNLSPENQVKMLEEVGFTFIFAINHHPAMKYIMPIRKSLPHRTIFNILGPLTNPAGARKYLLGVFSPDFVEKIAAALSLMDVKSAMVVSSLDGMDEISVEEPTKAVYYNGIILKGLLIRPESFGLKGRKENLIGGDAPENAKITRGILSGEIKDDKRKAVLLNAAAALYVDGKVNSMEDGTAMAAEVIDSGKALKHLEKIIEISNKLN; encoded by the coding sequence ATGATTTACAGTGAAGCAAGAGAGAAATTTGAAAAGCTTTTTAATAATGAATTAAGCGAGGAAGAAGCGAAAAATCTTCTTGTAAGTTTATACGAAAAAGGTGAAGAGGCAGCTGAGATTGCGGCGGCGGCGGATGTAATGAGGGAACACAGCATTAAACTTCCGGTAAGCGAAGAGCATAGGGAGAAATTAATAGACGTAGTCGGAACGGGAGGAGACAAATCCAACAGCTTTAATATATCATCCACAACGGCTTTATTATTAGCGGCGGCAGGGAGCTATGTCGCTAAACACGGAAACAGAAGCATAACTTCCAAGTCAGGAAGCGCCGACATGCTTGAAGCTCTCGGAATCAATCTGAATTTGAGCCCGGAAAATCAGGTGAAAATGTTAGAAGAGGTCGGATTTACGTTTATATTTGCGATTAACCATCATCCTGCAATGAAATATATTATGCCGATAAGAAAATCCCTGCCTCACAGAACAATATTCAATATTTTAGGTCCGCTGACCAATCCTGCAGGGGCCAGAAAATATCTTTTAGGCGTTTTTTCACCGGATTTTGTTGAAAAAATCGCAGCGGCGCTCAGTTTGATGGACGTAAAAAGCGCTATGGTCGTAAGCTCTTTAGACGGAATGGATGAAATAAGCGTGGAAGAACCTACAAAAGCCGTTTATTATAACGGTATCATTCTTAAAGGCTTGCTTATCAGACCGGAAAGTTTCGGTCTTAAAGGCAGGAAAGAAAATCTTATAGGAGGAGACGCCCCGGAAAATGCGAAGATCACCAGAGGAATATTAAGCGGTGAGATAAAAGACGACAAAAGAAAAGCCGTACTGTTAAACGCCGCAGCGGCATTATATGTAGACGGCAAGGTTAATTCGATGGAAGACGGTACAGCTATGGCCGCTGAGGTTATAGACAGCGGAAAAGCGTTGAAACATCTTGAAAAAATTATTGAAATCAGCAATAAACTGAATTGA
- the tsaE gene encoding tRNA (adenosine(37)-N6)-threonylcarbamoyltransferase complex ATPase subunit type 1 TsaE translates to MRIEVNSLEDLNKVTECIKKSGKNIVILSGTLGSGKTTLVKEFVKNEGLNDTVTSPTFAIQNIYADTVYHYDLYNKGSGEFLALGMLEELEKDGWHFLEWGEGLEEVLKTYGLDYLKIKITIDGNKRVYECLN, encoded by the coding sequence TTGAGAATAGAGGTAAACAGTTTAGAAGATTTGAATAAAGTTACGGAATGTATAAAAAAGAGCGGTAAAAATATTGTAATCCTCAGCGGAACGCTCGGAAGCGGAAAAACAACGCTTGTTAAGGAGTTTGTAAAGAACGAAGGGTTAAACGACACTGTTACATCTCCTACATTCGCTATTCAGAATATATACGCCGACACTGTATACCATTATGATTTGTATAACAAGGGAAGCGGGGAGTTTTTGGCTCTCGGGATGCTTGAAGAGCTGGAAAAAGACGGATGGCATTTTCTGGAATGGGGAGAAGGGCTTGAAGAAGTTTTAAAAACTTACGGACTTGATTATTTGAAAATAAAAATTACGATAGACGGTAATAAAAGGGTATATGAATGTCTAAATTAG
- the lptB gene encoding LPS export ABC transporter ATP-binding protein — protein sequence MSKLVAENLKKAFKKTLIIKGVSLNVRRGEVVGLLGPNGAGKTTSFYLICGLLQPDEGRVLMDGKDITKLPLHKKARLGIGYLPQESSVFRDLSVEDNLYIVAEQYYDKKTQNEIVEDLLEKFNIEPIRKRKGINLSGGERRRVEIARALVPKPKFLFLDEPFAGVDPVNVNDIKNLVELLAKENIGVIITDHNVRETLSICHRAYVLKDGMILTHGDAEHIVNHPEVKKSYLGEDFKL from the coding sequence ATGTCTAAATTAGTTGCGGAAAATTTAAAAAAAGCATTTAAAAAAACACTTATAATAAAAGGAGTTTCCCTAAATGTAAGAAGAGGGGAAGTTGTAGGACTGCTTGGTCCGAACGGTGCAGGGAAAACGACTTCGTTTTATCTTATCTGCGGTCTTTTACAGCCTGATGAGGGCAGGGTTCTGATGGACGGGAAAGATATTACGAAACTGCCTCTGCATAAAAAAGCGAGGCTCGGTATAGGATATCTGCCTCAGGAGAGTTCGGTATTCAGGGATTTAAGTGTTGAGGACAATCTTTATATAGTGGCCGAACAGTATTATGATAAGAAAACTCAAAACGAAATAGTTGAAGATCTGCTTGAAAAATTCAATATTGAGCCTATAAGAAAAAGAAAAGGAATAAATCTCAGCGGAGGGGAAAGAAGAAGGGTTGAGATTGCCAGAGCGCTTGTACCCAAACCTAAATTTCTGTTTTTGGACGAACCGTTTGCCGGTGTCGACCCCGTAAACGTTAATGATATTAAAAATCTCGTAGAACTGCTGGCTAAAGAAAATATCGGTGTAATTATCACCGATCATAACGTCAGAGAAACCCTTTCCATATGCCACAGGGCATATGTATTAAAAGACGGTATGATTTTAACACACGGAGACGCCGAACATATCGTTAATCATCCGGAAGTAAAAAAATCTTATTTGGGGGAAGATTTTAAACTATGA
- a CDS encoding RNA polymerase factor sigma-54: MKLKTKVTNKLSTKLLGFLPILKAGVDELFEEIKEISKENPYIEVRNKRFVTVSNLKNANADEIEALTLSEETLYEALLKQIEESNLFPTEKSKKIAYEIIEDINSEGFFEGDEKEIAKRLGVDSEKVRKIRERFMYLNPAGVGAKDLKESMYFQLQNIDMPEDVYKLATEMIMYLERIDKFTEEPKYQEAMKIIKQLKVVPAMEYIKDEEIIPEIIVLNIDGELEIRINDEHYPEINVKDPENKNSFSKEKFKEARNIIDALEMRKATLKKIALMIVELQYEFFQGGIIKPMKIKDLADELEYAPSTISRAISNKYLLCDRGIIPLKNFFSVALDEDTSSNQIKEEIKSLIKNEDKNKPLSDDKLTEIINQKYNLNLVRRTISKYRDQLKIPTSRERKRIYKVGGEISF, encoded by the coding sequence ATGAAGTTAAAGACAAAAGTAACAAACAAACTTTCCACAAAACTTCTCGGTTTTTTGCCTATACTAAAAGCCGGTGTTGACGAGCTTTTTGAAGAAATAAAAGAAATAAGCAAAGAAAATCCGTATATTGAAGTCAGAAATAAAAGATTTGTTACCGTCAGTAATTTGAAAAACGCAAACGCCGATGAAATAGAAGCTTTGACACTCAGTGAAGAAACGCTGTATGAAGCGCTGCTTAAACAGATTGAAGAATCCAATCTTTTTCCGACCGAAAAATCGAAAAAAATTGCGTATGAAATTATAGAAGACATTAACAGCGAAGGGTTTTTTGAAGGGGATGAGAAGGAAATAGCAAAAAGGCTCGGTGTCGACAGTGAGAAGGTCAGAAAAATCAGAGAAAGATTTATGTATCTAAACCCCGCAGGCGTCGGAGCAAAGGATTTAAAAGAAAGCATGTATTTTCAGCTTCAAAACATTGATATGCCTGAAGACGTTTACAAACTGGCAACAGAGATGATAATGTATCTTGAAAGAATAGACAAATTTACAGAGGAGCCTAAATATCAAGAAGCCATGAAAATTATCAAACAGCTCAAAGTCGTTCCGGCCATGGAGTATATTAAAGATGAGGAAATAATACCTGAAATTATAGTTTTAAATATTGACGGGGAGCTGGAAATAAGAATAAACGACGAGCATTATCCGGAAATAAACGTAAAAGATCCGGAAAATAAAAACAGTTTTTCAAAAGAAAAGTTTAAAGAAGCGAGAAATATAATAGATGCGCTTGAAATGAGAAAAGCCACTCTTAAAAAAATAGCTCTTATGATAGTGGAGCTTCAGTATGAGTTTTTTCAGGGCGGGATTATAAAACCTATGAAAATTAAAGACCTCGCAGATGAGCTTGAATATGCGCCTTCTACGATAAGCAGGGCGATTTCAAATAAATATCTTCTTTGTGACAGAGGTATAATTCCTTTAAAAAACTTTTTCTCGGTAGCACTTGACGAAGATACTTCTTCCAATCAGATTAAAGAAGAAATAAAAAGCCTTATAAAAAACGAAGACAAAAACAAACCTTTAAGCGATGATAAACTAACTGAAATTATTAATCAGAAATATAATTTGAACCTCGTAAGACGTACGATATCCAAATACAGGGATCAGCTTAAAATCCCGACAAGCAGGGAAAGAAAAAGAATTTATAAAGTCGGAGGCGAAATAAGCTTTTAA
- the ybeY gene encoding rRNA maturation RNase YbeY has protein sequence MIDFDNRTSYEFDTNKLNDIYNLLTDRDIELILTDDEEIKEINRQFRNKDKATDVLSFPLEDMPGMPLGSIVISIDTAKKGAEEFGHDTDDEIKLLFLHGLLHLLGYDHETDNGEMRKKEEEIIKKLNLPASLIIRNED, from the coding sequence ATGATAGATTTCGACAATAGAACGTCTTACGAATTTGATACAAATAAACTAAACGATATTTACAATTTGCTCACAGACAGAGATATAGAGCTTATTTTAACAGACGATGAAGAAATAAAAGAAATAAACAGACAGTTCAGAAACAAGGACAAAGCAACGGACGTACTCAGCTTTCCTCTTGAAGATATGCCTGGTATGCCGCTTGGCAGTATTGTAATTTCAATAGACACGGCAAAAAAAGGCGCAGAAGAGTTCGGTCATGACACAGATGATGAAATCAAACTGCTTTTTTTACACGGACTTTTACACCTTTTGGGATACGACCACGAAACAGACAATGGAGAAATGAGAAAAAAAGAAGAAGAAATTATCAAAAAACTGAACCTTCCAGCAAGTCTTATAATTAGAAACGAAGATTAA
- the queC gene encoding 7-cyano-7-deazaguanine synthase QueC — protein MKKAVVILSGGMDSTTAAFIAKSEGYEIIPVHFNYGQRTEKRELKAFNDICDYLNLDNRYIIDIPFFKQIGASALVDENIDVPVDGVKPGIPVTYVPFRNGIFLSIAAAIAEKEGADAIYIGVVEEDSSGYPDCREDFIQNMQNAINSGTKPETKIEIKTPLVHLKKEDIVKTAIEYGVPLNLTWSCYKYEDEACGVCDSCRLRLKGFEKAGSKDPIPYKTK, from the coding sequence ATGAAAAAAGCGGTAGTCATATTAAGCGGCGGTATGGATTCAACGACTGCGGCGTTTATAGCAAAAAGCGAAGGTTACGAGATAATTCCCGTGCACTTTAATTACGGGCAGAGAACCGAAAAAAGAGAGCTTAAAGCCTTTAACGACATATGTGATTATTTAAATCTGGATAACAGATATATAATCGATATACCGTTTTTTAAGCAGATAGGCGCCAGCGCTCTTGTGGATGAGAACATTGATGTTCCTGTTGACGGGGTCAAACCCGGTATTCCTGTAACATACGTGCCTTTTAGAAACGGTATTTTTCTTTCCATAGCAGCGGCAATAGCGGAGAAAGAAGGAGCAGACGCCATATATATCGGTGTAGTCGAAGAGGACTCCAGCGGGTATCCGGACTGCAGGGAAGATTTTATACAAAATATGCAAAATGCTATTAATTCCGGAACAAAACCCGAAACGAAAATAGAAATAAAAACGCCTCTTGTGCATCTTAAAAAAGAAGATATTGTAAAAACCGCAATAGAATACGGAGTGCCTCTGAATCTTACCTGGAGCTGTTATAAATACGAAGACGAAGCATGCGGGGTGTGCGACAGCTGCAGACTCAGGCTCAAAGGATTTGAAAAAGCCGGAAGCAAAGACCCTATACCTTATAAAACAAAATAA